The Sulfurimonas sp. HSL3-2 genome segment GTTCAAAAAGTTTTGCAAAAAGTGCATCATAAGCCGTGATCATCACTAAAGGTGTGTTACCTTTAGCATTTAATATTTTTGAAATTGTCATTTTTTTCATCATTTTAGTAAATCTTTTTAGATAAATTTCTCTAAAGAGATTTTAACCAAAAAATGATATAATCCAAAGCAATATAGGAGAACTATACTTATGGGCGTAAGACGAGAACTTGAAGCAAACTTTGATTTTGAGATAGTCGATGAGTTTTTAGAACATTTTTCCATGATGGTAGATGTTATGGAACCGCTCATCGTCAACCTTTCAAAAGAGAGTCATTACAAAGATGACATAAACGAGCTTTTTCGTATATTTCACAACCTAAAATCAGCTTCATCTTTTTTAAGACTAGAGCCTATCATAAGACTCTCAACCTTTGTCGAAAGTGCTTTAGAGACACTAAGAGAAGAGGACGGTCCTGCGAATGAAGAGGTCATAACATGGCTGCTCAGCATAAGTGATATGTTTGAAAAATGGTATGATGACCTCAAACTTGATAACGATCTTTCCAAGATCGAGTTCGCCCTATTGAAATTACCTGATATGGATAAAAATTGAAACAACTTGTAGCGTATATAACTTCTTGTTACCCTGAAAAATCTTTTAGTATCGACCTTGCTCTGGCACTTGGAGAAAACGGTGTCGACAGCATCGAACTGGGCATCCCGTTTTCCGATCCTGTGGCAGACGGTCCCGTGATCGAAAGAGCAAACCACATAGCCTTAGAAAGCGGATTTAAATTTCGTGATGTCTTAGAGATCTCAAAAGAGATCTCAGACAAAGTAGACACTCTGTGGATGGGATACTTCAACCCGTTTTATCAGTTCGGTATGGAAAAACTTCTTGAAACGGCAAAAGAGTTACAGGTAAGCGGACTTATCATCCCTGACGTACCTCACGAAGAGGCGGTCGCATATAAACATATGTTTGACGCCAACTCTGTAGCAAACATCTCTTTTGTCGCTCCGACAGACTCTAAAGAGCGCATCAAGCAGATAGTGACCGATGCAAAAAAATTCATCTATATGGTCGCATATACGGGTATCACGGGTTCAGGAAAAGCTGAAGACCTTACTCCTTTCATCAGCTCTATAAAAGAGTTTACCGACACTCCTGCATATGTAGGTTTCGGTGTGAATGCAAATACTGCCAGAGACAAAGTAAAGGGTGCAGACGGCGTCATCGTCGGTTCTGCGTTTATCGACATCCTTTTAAGAGACGATCTAACATACGCACAAAAGATAGAAGACTGTTCTAGTCTGGCTTTCATCATCAAAAACGAGATCAACTCGTAACTACGACTTCTTACATGTAAGCTTTAAACATCCTTACATGTAAGCACCATTTTCAATCCCCGTATTTGGCTTTAATCTTTATGACTTATACTTCCGAAAAATTATCAAGGACAATATATGTATAAAGTAATAGTAGAAAGACAATGCGGATGTTTCAAAAAAAGCGGTCACGATGCAGAGGTAAGTTTTGACAACAAAGACGATGCTCTTCTTCACGCGAACGAGCGTAAAAACCACATGAATGACAAGTGGTGCGGCAAGCATAACTTCTTTGTAGAAGAAGAGGGAGAACACCTTGTCATCAAAATGAATATGGCAGGCTAAATTTTTTCATTTAATAAGTACATCTAAACTTATTTATAAGTAAGTTTAGATAGTATTTCACTATGGGGCTGACCTGGTTTCGACGGGATTAGGTAGCTCATGATTGCATGTCGGACTGAGCACTTCCGTTACGCGGCTCAACTTGCTTAAACGCAAACAATACAAATTATCGCCCAGCTTTAGCAGTAGCTTAAGTTTTAACCCCTCCTAACGAGGCGGGCTGCTTCACCTGTTGACTCTAGATAGGCAGGATTCGAAGTATAACCCTTCATGTAGATATATTTTAGGTCTGTCTCAGCCTAA includes the following:
- a CDS encoding Hpt domain-containing protein, which gives rise to MGVRRELEANFDFEIVDEFLEHFSMMVDVMEPLIVNLSKESHYKDDINELFRIFHNLKSASSFLRLEPIIRLSTFVESALETLREEDGPANEEVITWLLSISDMFEKWYDDLKLDNDLSKIEFALLKLPDMDKN
- the trpA gene encoding tryptophan synthase subunit alpha, whose translation is MKQLVAYITSCYPEKSFSIDLALALGENGVDSIELGIPFSDPVADGPVIERANHIALESGFKFRDVLEISKEISDKVDTLWMGYFNPFYQFGMEKLLETAKELQVSGLIIPDVPHEEAVAYKHMFDANSVANISFVAPTDSKERIKQIVTDAKKFIYMVAYTGITGSGKAEDLTPFISSIKEFTDTPAYVGFGVNANTARDKVKGADGVIVGSAFIDILLRDDLTYAQKIEDCSSLAFIIKNEINS